One window of the Archangium primigenium genome contains the following:
- a CDS encoding phytanoyl-CoA dioxygenase family protein, whose product MRVRAEAERMDIQEPLAQLETDGYARLGRVLSDEGLAALRERSEDLMLGRVPDPGLFFQMDARTGQYDDTGLGWRGPSLAYRKIERLEKDERFLAWISNPLFERVARARIAGGVVLYRAILFNKGEPGGGAIRWHQDGGTLWGLSQEPELQIWTALDDAPVDGGCLEVIPGTHRQGLARPMGGVIPDERLVAERAEERAVALPVQAGEVVLLHNQLWHRSGPSREGQRRRGFSICYMSATTRCLRKKHTPRVFFPVFAERPGP is encoded by the coding sequence AGGGTGCGCGCGGAAGCCGAGCGGATGGACATCCAGGAGCCGCTCGCTCAGTTGGAGACGGACGGCTACGCGCGGCTCGGGCGGGTGCTCTCGGACGAGGGGCTCGCCGCGCTGCGCGAGCGCTCGGAGGACCTGATGCTCGGGCGCGTCCCCGACCCCGGGCTCTTCTTCCAGATGGATGCCCGCACGGGCCAGTACGACGACACGGGGCTCGGCTGGCGGGGCCCCTCGCTCGCGTACCGGAAGATCGAGCGGCTGGAGAAGGACGAGCGTTTCCTCGCGTGGATCTCCAACCCCCTGTTCGAGCGCGTGGCGCGCGCGCGCATCGCCGGGGGCGTCGTGCTCTACCGCGCCATCCTCTTCAACAAGGGCGAGCCGGGCGGCGGCGCCATCCGCTGGCACCAGGACGGCGGGACGCTCTGGGGCCTGAGCCAGGAGCCGGAGCTGCAGATCTGGACCGCGCTGGATGACGCCCCGGTGGACGGCGGCTGTCTGGAGGTGATTCCGGGCACCCACCGTCAGGGGCTCGCGCGGCCCATGGGCGGCGTCATTCCGGACGAGCGACTGGTGGCGGAGCGGGCCGAGGAGCGGGCCGTGGCCCTGCCCGTCCAGGCCGGCGAGGTGGTGCTGCTGCACAACCAGCTCTGGCACCGCTCGGGGCCGAGCCGCGAGGGCCAGCGTCGGCGCGGCTTCTCCATCTGTTACATGAGCGCCACCACGCGCTGCCTGCGCAAGAAGCACACCCCCCGCGTCTTCTTCCCCGTGTTCGCGGAGCGGCCCGGCCCGTGA
- a CDS encoding pseudouridine synthase, which yields MTTNQGHAYREQLGPEARGGSTLDYLVRTYAHSTPEVWRERLARGEVLLDGVTATGEERLESGQWLVWNRPPWEEKPAPRDYTLVYEDASLLAVDKPGGLPTVPGGGFLVNTLLGVVRERFPEASPLHRLGRGTSGLVLFARTHDAASKLSRAWREHTVDKRYRALSHGVAAQDTYDITAPIGEGPHPVMGRVPMASPTGKASRSLARVLQRHAASTLFEVDIQTGRSQQIRIHLAFIGHPLEGDPVYVAGGVPHAEHPGRLGDSGYLLHAERLGFEHPLTGERLVLHAPPPEGLRVK from the coding sequence GTGACGACCAACCAGGGCCATGCCTACCGCGAGCAGCTCGGTCCCGAGGCCCGGGGCGGCAGCACGCTCGACTACCTCGTGCGGACCTATGCCCACTCCACGCCCGAGGTGTGGCGCGAGCGGCTGGCCCGGGGCGAGGTCCTGCTCGACGGCGTGACCGCGACGGGCGAGGAGCGGCTGGAGTCCGGCCAGTGGCTCGTGTGGAACCGGCCCCCGTGGGAGGAGAAGCCCGCGCCGCGCGACTACACGCTCGTGTACGAGGACGCGTCGCTGCTCGCGGTGGACAAGCCGGGGGGCCTGCCCACGGTGCCCGGAGGCGGCTTCCTCGTGAACACGCTGCTCGGCGTCGTGCGCGAGCGCTTCCCCGAGGCCAGTCCCCTGCACCGCCTGGGACGGGGCACCTCGGGCCTGGTGCTGTTCGCGCGCACGCACGACGCGGCCTCCAAGCTGTCCCGGGCCTGGCGCGAGCACACGGTGGACAAGCGCTACCGGGCGCTCTCCCACGGCGTGGCCGCCCAGGACACCTACGACATCACCGCGCCCATCGGCGAGGGGCCCCACCCCGTCATGGGCCGCGTGCCCATGGCCTCGCCCACCGGCAAGGCCTCGCGCAGCCTCGCCCGGGTGCTCCAGCGGCACGCGGCGAGCACCCTCTTCGAGGTGGACATCCAGACGGGCCGCTCCCAGCAGATCCGCATCCACCTGGCCTTCATCGGCCACCCCCTGGAGGGAGACCCCGTCTACGTCGCCGGGGGCGTGCCCCATGCCGAGCACCCGGGACGGCTCGGGGACAGTGGCTATCTGCTGCACGCCGAGCGCCTGGGCTTCGAGCACCCCCTCACCGGCGAGCGGCTGGTCCTCCACGCCCCGCCCCCGGAGGGACTCCGAGTGAAGTAG
- a CDS encoding DUF4132 domain-containing protein produces the protein MRRFEFIDGSSQKFWEISLAGTDFTVRWGRIGTEGQTQHKSFPSAAKAQAEHDKLVAEKQKKGYTEGTPASAAPKPPRTKTPAPPPAPAPPPAAPPSGPIAWTPELLDAVHPRRGGVPVSVRAPLEPKKAWALVRQDFKKKGPDPEAKDKHKHNLMARSRAVLARLQEDTPRLGTPEEDALLLGCLQHRTQWREKTRVDPAIDLLFALGGPVHATHAALLSMDLHVVELAQQRKAVRQGPPRDTYYNGMQHGNLGGLPRLRALLATQTTDKDYRAARDLAASLRETEEELRSAAAYLFPTEAAWVHAEAQVFAQKKGEPFILYSLSDPRALDTVAPHVDLELLLTFEDSPLASLLDGVGPRLAGFLGALLTQTQEKEEPLERAALRLWAGLVSRIDSDEAMTLLLERSEKEMLPLLREQCLRVPSRAARLLPRWALLPGKDGAGPRELLGLLAARHPEALQTALPELSEPERAVLLRLQGQAAQEVPEAPAARLPPVLATPPWRSGRPPEAPPVLSGVSPPALADALVWREGEREAWLGRGGPSYESYPSFTASQWSALEKKLAQAKPKVREQMLDGEFFAHAPEALASKYLDTLGFDYDTLRWMPRIIAHLGLATLPAVERGVAEKGGNTLSLLMPLGASSLAPRMAEALGGKKSRSEAQDWLLRHPAHATTGLLAPALGKPGKARDAALAALRLLAAQGQRTTVLDVARKTSPEVLAAVQRVLDFDPLQLFPARLPQLPAALGIGALPAPLLADRSAKLPPAAVEALATLLAFSPLDEPYAGLAQVKATCDRPSLARFAWALFEAWLLAGAPSKEGWCLLALGHLGDDDTARKLAPLIRQWPGETAHARAVTGLDVLATIGTDVTLIYLNGIAEKVKFKGLQQKAQEKIAQIAEARGLTREELGDRLVPDLGLDAQGSLTLDFGPRAFTVGFDEQLKPFVRGADGSPLKDLPKPTQKDDADKAQAAAAQWTALKKDAKTAASLQILRMELAMCARRRWSADVFRQFFVEHPLLIHVVRRLVWGTYSPEGALTATFRVAEDRSLADANDDTWSLPEDARVGLPHALELDARTAGLWGQVLADYQLLQPFPQLGRPTYAMTPAEKTATSLERVKGLKLPAGKVLGLEKRGWRRGAPQDAGVVEWMEKPLGGALQAELELDEGLYTGMISESPEQTLGSVVLRTRQGWEQGEPQRLGPLDPILFSELVRDLEGLRPG, from the coding sequence ATGCGTCGCTTCGAGTTCATCGACGGCTCCTCGCAGAAGTTCTGGGAGATCTCCCTCGCGGGCACGGACTTCACGGTGCGCTGGGGCCGCATCGGCACCGAGGGCCAGACGCAGCACAAGTCCTTCCCCTCCGCCGCCAAGGCCCAGGCCGAGCACGACAAGCTCGTCGCCGAGAAGCAGAAGAAGGGCTACACCGAGGGCACGCCCGCCAGCGCCGCCCCGAAGCCGCCCCGGACGAAGACCCCCGCGCCTCCGCCCGCGCCGGCCCCGCCGCCCGCCGCGCCACCCTCCGGGCCCATCGCCTGGACGCCCGAGCTGCTCGACGCCGTGCACCCCCGGCGCGGGGGCGTCCCCGTGTCCGTCCGCGCGCCGCTCGAGCCCAAGAAGGCCTGGGCCCTGGTGCGCCAGGACTTCAAGAAGAAGGGACCCGACCCGGAGGCCAAGGACAAACACAAACACAACCTCATGGCCCGCTCCCGGGCCGTCCTCGCGCGCCTCCAGGAAGACACCCCGCGCCTCGGCACGCCCGAGGAAGACGCCCTGCTGCTCGGGTGCCTCCAGCATCGGACCCAGTGGCGCGAGAAGACCCGGGTGGATCCCGCCATCGACCTGCTCTTCGCGCTGGGCGGGCCCGTCCACGCGACCCACGCCGCGCTCCTGTCGATGGACCTCCACGTCGTGGAGCTCGCCCAGCAGCGCAAGGCCGTGCGTCAAGGTCCGCCCCGGGACACGTATTACAACGGCATGCAGCACGGGAACCTCGGGGGACTGCCCCGGCTGCGCGCCCTGCTCGCCACCCAGACCACGGACAAGGACTACCGGGCCGCCCGGGACCTCGCCGCCTCCCTGCGCGAGACCGAGGAGGAGCTCCGCTCCGCCGCCGCCTACCTCTTCCCCACGGAGGCCGCCTGGGTGCACGCCGAGGCCCAGGTCTTCGCCCAGAAGAAGGGCGAGCCCTTCATCCTGTACAGCCTCTCGGACCCCCGCGCGCTCGACACGGTCGCGCCCCACGTCGATCTGGAGCTGCTGCTGACGTTCGAGGACAGCCCCCTGGCCTCGCTGCTCGATGGCGTGGGCCCGCGGCTCGCCGGCTTCCTCGGCGCCCTGTTGACCCAGACCCAGGAGAAAGAGGAGCCCCTCGAGCGCGCGGCCCTGCGCCTCTGGGCCGGGCTCGTCTCCCGCATCGACTCGGACGAGGCGATGACCCTGCTGCTCGAGCGGTCGGAGAAGGAGATGCTCCCCCTGCTGCGCGAGCAGTGCCTGCGTGTGCCCTCGCGCGCCGCGCGCCTGCTGCCCCGCTGGGCGCTGCTGCCGGGCAAGGACGGTGCCGGGCCCCGGGAGCTGCTCGGACTGCTGGCCGCGCGCCACCCCGAGGCCCTCCAGACCGCGCTCCCCGAGTTGTCCGAGCCGGAGCGCGCCGTCCTCCTCCGGCTCCAAGGCCAGGCGGCCCAGGAAGTCCCCGAGGCGCCCGCCGCGCGTTTGCCCCCGGTGCTCGCCACCCCGCCCTGGCGCTCCGGCCGGCCTCCCGAGGCCCCGCCCGTGCTCAGCGGCGTCTCGCCCCCGGCCCTCGCCGACGCCCTGGTCTGGCGGGAGGGTGAGCGCGAGGCATGGCTGGGACGCGGGGGCCCGTCCTACGAGTCCTACCCGTCCTTCACCGCGTCCCAGTGGAGCGCCCTGGAGAAGAAGCTCGCCCAGGCCAAGCCCAAGGTCCGCGAGCAAATGCTGGATGGCGAGTTCTTCGCCCACGCCCCCGAGGCCCTCGCGTCGAAGTACCTGGACACGCTCGGGTTCGACTACGACACCCTGCGCTGGATGCCCCGCATCATCGCCCACCTGGGCCTGGCCACGCTCCCCGCCGTGGAGCGCGGCGTCGCCGAGAAGGGCGGCAACACCCTCTCGCTGCTGATGCCCTTGGGCGCCAGCTCGCTCGCGCCGCGCATGGCCGAGGCCCTGGGTGGCAAGAAGTCGCGGAGCGAGGCCCAGGACTGGCTCCTGCGCCACCCCGCGCACGCCACCACCGGTCTGCTCGCGCCCGCGCTCGGCAAGCCGGGCAAGGCCCGGGACGCCGCCCTCGCCGCCCTGCGCCTGCTCGCCGCCCAGGGACAGAGGACCACGGTCCTGGACGTGGCCCGGAAGACGTCCCCCGAGGTGCTCGCGGCCGTCCAGCGGGTGCTCGACTTCGATCCGCTCCAGCTCTTCCCGGCCAGGCTGCCCCAGCTTCCCGCCGCGCTCGGCATCGGCGCGCTGCCCGCGCCCCTGCTCGCCGACCGCTCCGCGAAGCTGCCTCCGGCCGCCGTCGAGGCCCTCGCCACCCTGCTGGCCTTCTCGCCCCTCGACGAGCCCTACGCCGGCCTCGCCCAGGTCAAGGCCACCTGTGACCGCCCGAGCCTCGCCCGCTTCGCCTGGGCCCTCTTCGAGGCGTGGCTGCTGGCTGGCGCTCCCAGCAAGGAGGGCTGGTGCCTCCTGGCGCTCGGCCACCTGGGCGATGACGACACCGCGCGCAAGCTCGCGCCCCTCATCCGCCAGTGGCCTGGAGAAACCGCCCACGCCCGCGCCGTCACCGGCCTGGACGTGCTCGCCACCATCGGCACCGACGTCACCCTCATCTACCTCAACGGCATCGCCGAGAAGGTCAAGTTCAAGGGCCTCCAGCAGAAGGCCCAGGAGAAGATCGCCCAGATCGCCGAGGCCCGGGGACTGACACGGGAAGAGTTGGGCGACCGATTGGTACCGGACCTGGGACTCGATGCACAGGGTTCACTCACCCTGGACTTCGGGCCACGTGCCTTCACGGTGGGCTTCGACGAGCAACTCAAGCCCTTCGTGCGCGGCGCCGATGGCAGCCCGCTCAAGGACCTGCCCAAGCCCACCCAGAAGGACGACGCCGACAAGGCCCAGGCCGCCGCCGCGCAATGGACGGCGCTCAAGAAGGACGCGAAGACGGCGGCCAGCCTGCAAATCCTGCGGATGGAGTTGGCCATGTGCGCCCGGCGCCGCTGGAGCGCGGACGTGTTCCGTCAGTTCTTCGTCGAGCACCCGCTGCTCATCCACGTGGTGCGCCGCCTCGTCTGGGGCACCTACTCCCCCGAGGGCGCGCTCACCGCCACCTTCCGCGTGGCCGAGGACCGCTCGCTGGCGGACGCGAACGACGACACGTGGTCGCTGCCCGAGGACGCGCGCGTGGGCCTGCCCCATGCCCTGGAGCTGGACGCCCGGACCGCCGGGCTCTGGGGCCAGGTCCTCGCCGACTACCAGTTGCTCCAGCCCTTCCCCCAGCTTGGCCGCCCCACCTACGCGATGACGCCCGCGGAGAAGACCGCCACGAGCCTGGAGCGCGTGAAGGGCCTCAAGCTGCCCGCGGGCAAGGTGCTCGGCCTGGAGAAGCGCGGCTGGCGCCGGGGAGCGCCCCAGGACGCGGGCGTGGTGGAGTGGATGGAGAAACCGCTGGGCGGGGCGCTCCAGGCCGAGCTCGAGCTCGATGAAGGCCTCTACACGGGCATGATCTCCGAGTCGCCCGAGCAGACGCTCGGGAGCGTGGTGCTCCGGACGCGTCAGGGCTGGGAGCAGGGAGAGCCCCAACGCCTGGGCCCGCTCGACCCCATCCTCTTCTCCG